One region of Verrucomicrobiia bacterium genomic DNA includes:
- a CDS encoding aldo/keto reductase, translating to MNPPASPVGGCSRRRFLHTTLMAGAALGAAPVMTRAAAGGGADAGALPKRVLGRTGVQVTILGLGTAPIGEARIDAKEAERIFGEVMDSGVNYIDTARGYGIAEEVLGNLVPARRDKLFLVTKVWTDNAAEAEKSLTQSLRLLKVDHVDLVHIHHLGGKNLDRVLAKEGVLEYLLKQKEAGKLRFIGMSGHANPWKYVKMLETRQIDVMMTVMNYADRNIYGFEEKVLPECRKQNVGVVAMKVYAGIKGGFPNHRKGWVGCNTPPERLAQAMAYALDLPGVSSAIIGPFTLEQARQNVNLARQYKPLTETEREDLLKFGRELAQTLGPRYGPVDERQRQGQG from the coding sequence ATGAATCCACCCGCCTCGCCTGTCGGTGGCTGCAGCCGCCGACGTTTCCTCCACACCACGCTGATGGCCGGCGCGGCCCTCGGCGCGGCGCCCGTGATGACCCGTGCCGCCGCCGGCGGGGGTGCGGATGCCGGCGCCCTGCCCAAGCGAGTGCTGGGCCGCACGGGCGTGCAGGTCACCATCCTGGGCCTGGGCACCGCCCCCATCGGCGAAGCACGCATTGACGCCAAGGAGGCCGAGCGCATTTTTGGCGAGGTCATGGATAGCGGGGTCAACTACATTGACACCGCCCGCGGCTACGGCATTGCCGAGGAAGTCCTGGGCAACCTCGTCCCCGCCCGCCGCGACAAGTTGTTTTTGGTGACCAAAGTCTGGACGGACAACGCGGCGGAGGCCGAGAAGTCCCTCACCCAAAGCCTGCGGCTGCTCAAGGTGGACCACGTGGATTTGGTGCACATCCACCATTTGGGCGGCAAAAACCTGGATCGCGTGCTGGCCAAAGAGGGGGTGCTCGAATATCTGCTCAAACAGAAGGAGGCCGGCAAACTGCGCTTCATCGGCATGTCCGGCCACGCCAACCCGTGGAAATACGTCAAGATGCTGGAGACCCGGCAAATTGACGTGATGATGACCGTGATGAACTACGCCGACCGCAACATCTACGGGTTTGAAGAAAAGGTGCTCCCTGAGTGCCGCAAACAAAACGTGGGCGTGGTGGCCATGAAGGTGTATGCCGGCATCAAGGGCGGCTTCCCCAATCACCGCAAAGGCTGGGTGGGTTGCAACACACCGCCCGAACGGCTCGCGCAGGCCATGGCGTATGCCCTGGACCTGCCCGGCGTCAGCTCGGCCATCATCGGGCCTTTCACCCTGGAGCAGGCGCGGCAAAATGTGAACCTGGCCCGTCAATACAAGCCCCTCACCGAGACCGAGCGCGAGGATTTGCTCAAGTTTGGCCGTGAGCTGGCCCAAACCCTTGGCCCGCGCTACGGCCCCGTGGATGAACGCCAGCGGCAGGGCCAGGGTTGA